The Lentzea guizhouensis genome contains a region encoding:
- a CDS encoding glycoside hydrolase family 3 protein gives MVFEAVPAVDRLPFRDPSLPTRKRVDDLLGRLTPDERLAMLHQYSPAVPRLGLAAFRTGTEALHGVAWLGTATVFPQAVGLGATWDEELVHRVAEATAVELRAFHYHRPTAVGTGRNSLQAWAPVLNLLRDPRWGRNEEGYSEDPLHTARLGTAFCRGLAGDHHRFLRTAPVLKHFLAYNNEDDRCTTSSGLRPRVLQEYDLAAFRPVVASGAATGAMAGYNLVNGRPCHVSPLMRDELRRWAEPTGRELFVVSDAEAPSNLVDPEHYFDDHAESHAAALKAGIDSFTDHGQDSATPVGRLREALRRGLIDQSDVDRAVRRQLELRFRLGEFDPELDPYTATGPEVIDCPEHRALALRSATESVTLLRNTGLLPIDATTTRRVAVIGPFAGTLCEDWYSGTFPYQVTVADGLSAVLGSYGGEVVVADGADRVALRSRTTGELLGKTAFDVLDWGDGVLTLRSAETRRYLSLKRADGSLAADQDQIKSWDVGETFRLVPVDGSVLLQSVLTDRYAVVDPVDGRVTVTAETPDAAERWEREVLCDGTADAVAAALSADVAVVVLGNQPLIGGRETRDRAGIALPEPQESLLRSVAGVRRDTVLVVMSSYPYALDWADEHLPAVVWTSHGGQETGRAVAAVLLGEAEPAGRLPQTWYRGDDELPHPLDYDVIKAGWTYQYHRAAPLYPFGHGLSYTRFEHRDLFLSAGVITANSAVDVSVTLANTGARTGSEVVQLYVRALDARYEAPRLRLADFRKVVLAPGESRVLSFRLSSEHLAHWDVTTGAFATDPGTYELLVARSAEDVVLTAPLTVAGPPPAPRAGVDRRVLAVDFDDYDSASLVDATRTTGDAVTPAGAPATLWFRSTDLSGAVRVEAEVSAEGNDPAARVAFWTDGGLLAEIPVPDTGDRYRWTTVTAALPAPVVGVQDLRVTLHGSFRLTAFRFGSAD, from the coding sequence GTGGTTTTCGAGGCCGTGCCCGCCGTCGACCGGCTGCCGTTCCGCGACCCGTCCCTGCCGACGCGCAAGCGCGTCGACGACCTGCTCGGGCGCCTCACACCCGACGAACGGCTCGCGATGCTGCACCAGTACTCGCCGGCCGTGCCCCGACTCGGGCTGGCCGCGTTCCGCACCGGGACGGAGGCGTTGCACGGCGTCGCCTGGCTCGGGACGGCCACGGTGTTCCCGCAGGCCGTGGGACTGGGTGCGACGTGGGACGAGGAGCTGGTGCACCGCGTCGCCGAGGCCACCGCGGTGGAGCTGCGGGCGTTCCACTACCACCGCCCGACCGCGGTCGGCACGGGCAGGAACAGCCTGCAGGCGTGGGCGCCGGTGCTGAACCTGCTGCGCGATCCCCGCTGGGGTCGCAACGAGGAGGGCTACTCCGAGGACCCGCTGCACACCGCGCGGCTCGGGACGGCGTTCTGCCGCGGTCTGGCGGGCGACCACCACCGATTCCTGCGCACGGCACCCGTGCTGAAGCACTTCCTGGCCTACAACAACGAGGACGACCGCTGCACCACGTCCTCCGGCCTGCGCCCCCGCGTGCTGCAGGAGTACGACCTGGCGGCGTTCCGGCCGGTGGTCGCCTCCGGTGCCGCCACCGGCGCGATGGCCGGTTACAACCTGGTCAACGGCCGCCCGTGCCACGTGAGCCCGCTGATGCGGGACGAGCTGCGCCGCTGGGCGGAACCGACCGGCCGCGAGCTGTTCGTGGTGAGCGACGCCGAGGCACCGTCCAACCTGGTCGACCCGGAGCACTACTTCGACGACCACGCCGAGTCCCACGCCGCCGCGCTGAAGGCGGGCATCGACAGCTTCACCGATCACGGCCAGGACAGCGCGACCCCCGTCGGCCGGTTGCGCGAGGCGTTGCGGCGCGGGCTGATCGACCAGTCCGATGTGGACCGCGCGGTGCGCAGGCAGCTGGAGCTCCGCTTCCGCCTGGGCGAGTTCGACCCGGAGCTCGACCCCTACACCGCGACCGGTCCTGAGGTGATCGACTGCCCCGAGCACCGCGCGCTCGCGTTGCGGTCGGCGACGGAGTCGGTGACGTTGTTGCGCAACACCGGTTTGCTGCCGATCGACGCGACCACCACACGGCGCGTCGCCGTCATCGGGCCGTTCGCCGGCACGCTGTGCGAGGACTGGTACAGCGGCACCTTCCCGTACCAGGTCACGGTGGCCGACGGGCTTTCGGCGGTGCTGGGCTCGTACGGCGGGGAGGTGGTCGTCGCGGACGGCGCCGACCGGGTCGCGCTGCGCTCGCGCACCACCGGCGAGCTGCTCGGCAAGACGGCGTTCGACGTGCTCGACTGGGGCGACGGCGTGCTGACCCTGCGGTCTGCGGAGACCCGGCGCTACCTGAGCCTCAAGCGCGCCGACGGGTCGCTCGCCGCGGACCAGGACCAGATCAAGAGCTGGGACGTCGGTGAGACGTTCCGCCTTGTTCCCGTTGACGGTTCCGTGCTGCTGCAGAGCGTCCTGACCGACCGGTACGCCGTCGTCGACCCGGTCGACGGCCGCGTCACCGTCACCGCGGAGACGCCGGACGCCGCCGAGCGCTGGGAACGCGAGGTGCTGTGCGACGGCACCGCGGACGCGGTCGCCGCGGCGTTGTCGGCGGATGTCGCCGTGGTGGTGCTGGGCAACCAGCCGCTGATCGGCGGCCGCGAGACCCGGGACCGCGCCGGCATCGCGCTGCCGGAGCCGCAGGAGTCGTTGCTGCGCAGCGTTGCCGGGGTCCGCAGGGACACCGTGCTGGTCGTGATGAGCAGCTACCCCTACGCCCTCGACTGGGCTGACGAGCACCTGCCCGCCGTGGTGTGGACGTCCCACGGCGGGCAGGAGACGGGCCGCGCGGTCGCCGCCGTGCTGCTCGGTGAGGCGGAGCCCGCCGGACGGCTGCCGCAGACCTGGTACCGCGGGGACGATGAGCTGCCGCACCCGCTCGACTACGACGTGATCAAGGCGGGCTGGACCTACCAGTACCACCGGGCCGCGCCGTTGTACCCGTTCGGCCACGGCCTGTCCTACACGCGGTTCGAGCACCGCGACCTGTTCCTGTCCGCGGGCGTGATCACCGCGAACAGCGCTGTCGACGTCTCGGTGACGCTGGCCAACACCGGTGCCCGGACCGGCAGCGAGGTCGTCCAGCTCTACGTCCGCGCACTCGACGCGCGGTACGAGGCACCGCGGTTGCGGCTCGCCGACTTCCGCAAGGTCGTGCTGGCACCGGGCGAAAGCCGTGTGCTGTCGTTCCGGCTGTCCAGCGAGCACCTGGCCCACTGGGACGTCACGACCGGCGCGTTCGCCACCGACCCCGGCACCTACGAGCTGCTCGTCGCCCGGTCCGCGGAGGACGTCGTGCTCACCGCGCCGCTCACGGTGGCCGGCCCGCCGCCCGCACCGCGCGCCGGTGTCGACCGCCGGGTGCTCGCGGTGGACTTCGACGACTACGACAGCGCGTCCCTCGTGGACGCGACCCGCACCACCGGTGACGCGGTCACCCCGGCCGGTGCGCCGGCGACCCTGTGGTTCCGGTCGACCGACCTCTCCGGCGCGGTCCGCGTCGAGGCGGAGGTGTCGGCGGAGGGGAACGATCCGGCGGCCCGCGTGGCGTTCTGGACGGACGGGGGACTGCTCGCGGAGATCCCCGTGCCGGACACCGGTGACCGCTACCGGTGGACGACGGTGACGGCGGCGTTGCCCGCCCCCGTGGTCGGCGTCCAGGATCTGCGGGTGACGTTGCACGGTTCGTTCCGGCTGACCGCGTTCCGCTTCGGTTCGGCCGACTGA
- a CDS encoding acetylxylan esterase — translation MPLTDLSLDELTGYHPELPAPPDFDAFWDRTLGEARSHGGPVTAERVTGRYRLRTVEAYDVRFPGWNGEPVAAWLLRPRAADGPLPVVVTYLGYSCGRGLPTDHLLFPSAGYAQLVVDSRGQGHDTPDPDAGGGTQWAKGFMTRGIDSPDGYYYRRLMTDCARAVDALAELPGVDPRRVVVAGGSQGGGLTIAVAGLLRDRVAAAMPDVPFLCHFRRAVDITAEGPYPELAEYLRWHSRHRVDPAFATLSYFDGVHFARRATAPALFSVALMDPVCPPSTVYAAFNHYSGVDKTMTVWQFADHGGGYGSNSAVQLEWLHERGLVPDAGWRSGDQPADTE, via the coding sequence ATGCCGCTGACGGACCTGTCCCTCGACGAGCTCACCGGGTACCACCCGGAGCTGCCGGCCCCGCCGGACTTCGACGCGTTCTGGGACCGCACGCTGGGCGAGGCGCGCTCGCACGGCGGCCCGGTGACGGCGGAGCGCGTGACCGGGCGGTACCGGCTGCGCACCGTGGAGGCGTACGACGTCCGCTTCCCCGGCTGGAACGGCGAACCGGTCGCGGCCTGGCTGCTGCGCCCGCGTGCCGCCGACGGCCCGCTGCCCGTCGTCGTCACCTACCTCGGCTACAGCTGCGGTCGCGGCCTGCCCACCGACCACCTGCTCTTCCCGTCCGCCGGCTACGCCCAGCTCGTCGTCGACAGCCGCGGCCAGGGCCATGACACCCCCGACCCCGACGCGGGCGGTGGTACCCAGTGGGCGAAGGGTTTCATGACCCGCGGCATCGACTCCCCGGACGGCTACTACTACCGGCGGCTGATGACCGACTGCGCCCGCGCCGTGGACGCGCTGGCCGAGCTGCCGGGAGTGGACCCGCGCCGGGTGGTCGTGGCGGGCGGGAGCCAGGGCGGTGGCCTGACGATCGCCGTGGCCGGGCTCCTGCGCGACCGGGTGGCGGCGGCGATGCCGGACGTGCCGTTCCTGTGCCACTTCCGGCGCGCGGTCGACATCACCGCCGAGGGCCCGTACCCGGAGTTGGCGGAGTACCTGCGCTGGCACAGCCGGCACCGCGTCGACCCGGCGTTCGCCACGCTGTCCTACTTCGACGGCGTCCACTTCGCCCGCCGGGCCACCGCGCCCGCGTTGTTCAGCGTCGCGCTGATGGATCCGGTCTGCCCGCCGTCCACCGTGTACGCGGCGTTCAACCACTACTCCGGCGTGGACAAGACGATGACGGTGTGGCAGTTCGCCGACCACGGCGGCGGGTACGGCTCCAACTCCGCCGTGCAGCTGGAGTGGCTGCACGAGCGCGGACTCGTACCCGACGCCGGGTGGCGGTCCGGCGATCAGCCGGCGGACACCGAGTAG
- a CDS encoding GH12 family glycosyl hydrolase domain-containing protein: protein MHRKARYVVLAVVAALTMSLVTGTALAAAWSSTDRWGTWSNGGYTVRNNVWGNGHGPQTVWANSYSNWGVWSNQPNTGGVKSYPHSEKMVNRRLSSLGSLRSSFNVTYPNAGSYTTAYDIWADNHSYEIMLWMNKVGNVGPIGSWQASATVGGHSWNVHRGSNGSNAVFSFVRTSNTGSGTVDIKAVMDWIRGRGWFGDVTVGAVQFGYEITSSSGGLNFTTNSYSVSAG, encoded by the coding sequence ATGCACAGGAAAGCGCGTTATGTGGTTCTCGCGGTCGTCGCCGCTCTGACGATGTCGCTGGTGACCGGCACGGCGCTCGCCGCGGCGTGGAGCTCCACGGACCGGTGGGGCACCTGGTCGAACGGCGGCTACACGGTCCGCAACAACGTGTGGGGCAACGGGCACGGGCCGCAGACCGTGTGGGCCAACTCCTACAGCAACTGGGGCGTGTGGTCGAACCAACCGAACACCGGTGGGGTGAAGTCGTACCCGCACTCGGAGAAGATGGTGAACCGCAGGCTCAGCTCGCTCGGCAGCCTGCGCAGCAGCTTCAACGTCACGTACCCGAACGCCGGCTCGTACACCACCGCGTACGACATCTGGGCCGACAACCACTCCTACGAGATCATGTTGTGGATGAACAAGGTCGGCAACGTCGGCCCGATCGGCTCGTGGCAGGCCTCCGCCACGGTGGGCGGCCACAGCTGGAACGTCCACCGCGGTTCCAACGGCTCGAACGCGGTGTTCTCGTTCGTCCGCACGTCCAACACCGGGTCCGGCACGGTCGACATCAAGGCCGTCATGGACTGGATCCGCGGCCGCGGCTGGTTCGGTGACGTGACGGTGGGCGCCGTGCAGTTCGGCTACGAGATCACCTCGTCCAGCGGTGGCCTGAACTTCACCACCAACAGCTACTCGGTGTCCGCCGGCTGA
- a CDS encoding LacI family DNA-binding transcriptional regulator → MVTIVDVARHAGVAPSTVSYVLTGNRPVSAGTRVRVRESIQLLGYHPHAGARALASSRSNVIGLVLPLREGVQLPVVMRFVTSVVTAARRHDMDVLLVTADQGAAGLRRLAHCARVDGCVMMDVGLDDERLPVLRELGRPAVLLGHPAAVKGLTCVDLDFEAAGARCVDHLAELGHRSIGFLGASSAVYARNTGFAQRTLAGFSSAAMRRGVASTAMPAEPRYDSVQAVVGTLLRELPRMTALVVHNEAVLGWVLECLRAEGRRVPDDVAVVAICPDELAERLRLTSVQLPAEALGRRAVELLVAQLNGQQTPPLTLLEPNLSVRTGPHR, encoded by the coding sequence GTGGTCACCATTGTCGACGTGGCGAGGCACGCGGGAGTCGCGCCCAGCACGGTTTCCTACGTGCTGACCGGCAACCGTCCGGTCTCGGCGGGCACCAGGGTGCGGGTGCGGGAGAGCATCCAGTTGCTGGGCTACCACCCGCACGCGGGTGCGCGGGCGCTGGCGAGCAGCCGGTCGAACGTGATCGGCCTGGTGCTGCCACTACGCGAGGGGGTGCAGCTGCCGGTGGTCATGCGGTTCGTCACCTCGGTCGTCACCGCCGCGCGCCGGCACGACATGGACGTGCTGCTGGTGACCGCCGACCAGGGAGCGGCCGGGCTGCGGCGGCTGGCGCACTGCGCGCGGGTCGACGGGTGCGTGATGATGGACGTCGGGCTGGACGACGAACGGCTCCCGGTGCTGCGCGAGCTCGGCCGCCCGGCCGTCCTGCTCGGGCACCCGGCCGCGGTCAAGGGCTTGACCTGCGTCGACCTCGACTTCGAGGCGGCGGGCGCGCGGTGTGTCGACCACCTGGCCGAGCTCGGCCACCGCAGCATCGGGTTCCTCGGCGCGTCGAGCGCGGTCTACGCGCGCAACACCGGCTTCGCGCAACGGACGCTGGCCGGCTTCAGCTCCGCGGCGATGCGGCGCGGTGTCGCGTCGACCGCGATGCCGGCCGAGCCGCGGTACGACTCCGTGCAGGCGGTGGTCGGCACGCTGTTGCGCGAGCTGCCCAGGATGACCGCGCTGGTCGTGCACAACGAGGCGGTGCTCGGCTGGGTGCTCGAATGCCTGCGCGCCGAGGGCAGGCGGGTGCCCGACGACGTGGCCGTGGTGGCGATCTGCCCGGACGAGCTCGCGGAACGGCTGCGGCTCACCTCGGTCCAGCTCCCGGCCGAGGCGCTGGGGCGGCGGGCGGTCGAGCTGCTGGTCGCCCAGCTGAACGGTCAGCAGACGCCACCGCTGACGCTGCTCGAGCCCAACCTGTCCGTGCGCACCGGACCGCACCGGTGA
- a CDS encoding LacI family DNA-binding transcriptional regulator: MITIKEVARHAGVSMSTVSYVLSGKRSISEETKRRVEQSIVALGYHPNAGARALASNRSQVLGLVVPLRSDQNMPVIMQFVSSIVASARGYDYDVLLLTKEAGPGEAHRVTARSMADAVIMMDVESADPRVPELRAVDAPVVLIGMPDDHEGLSCVDLDFTTAGRQMAAHLADRGHRSIALIGSHPSVYERGTSYAARLLAGFQGETTRRNLPASVHSCAPGYDSVAACLDEVLHPDRGTTGLVVHNEAILGQLLLELRRRSLDVPGDLSVITLCPDDLARDLPVPLTSIAVPAQELGVIAVEMVMTRLAHDHAPEVRLLQPRLTDRGSTAAL, from the coding sequence ATGATCACCATCAAAGAGGTCGCCCGCCACGCAGGCGTCTCGATGAGCACGGTGTCGTACGTGCTCAGCGGGAAGCGCAGCATCTCCGAGGAGACCAAGCGGCGGGTCGAGCAGAGCATCGTCGCGCTGGGCTACCACCCGAACGCCGGTGCGCGCGCACTCGCGTCGAACCGGTCCCAGGTGCTCGGCCTGGTCGTCCCGCTGAGATCCGACCAGAACATGCCGGTGATCATGCAGTTCGTGTCGTCGATCGTCGCGTCCGCCCGCGGCTACGACTACGACGTGCTGCTGCTGACCAAGGAGGCCGGCCCGGGCGAGGCCCACCGCGTCACGGCGCGGTCCATGGCGGACGCGGTCATCATGATGGACGTCGAGAGCGCCGACCCGCGGGTGCCGGAGCTGCGCGCGGTCGACGCCCCGGTGGTGCTGATCGGCATGCCCGACGACCACGAGGGCCTCAGCTGCGTCGACCTCGACTTCACCACCGCGGGCAGGCAGATGGCCGCGCACCTGGCCGACCGCGGCCACCGCTCGATCGCGTTGATCGGCTCGCACCCGTCGGTCTACGAGCGCGGCACCAGCTACGCCGCCCGGCTGCTCGCCGGGTTCCAGGGCGAGACCACCAGGCGGAACCTGCCCGCGTCGGTGCACTCCTGCGCGCCCGGCTACGACTCGGTCGCGGCGTGCCTGGACGAGGTGCTGCACCCCGACCGCGGCACCACCGGCCTGGTCGTGCACAACGAGGCGATCCTCGGCCAGCTGCTGCTCGAGCTGCGCCGCCGCTCGCTGGACGTGCCCGGCGACCTGTCGGTGATCACGCTGTGCCCGGACGACCTCGCGCGGGACCTGCCCGTCCCGCTCACGTCGATCGCCGTCCCCGCGCAGGAGCTGGGCGTGATCGCGGTCGAGATGGTGATGACCCGGCTCGCGCACGACCACGCGCCGGAGGTGCGCCTGCTGCAGCCGCGGCTCACCGATCGCGGGAGCACCGCCGCGCTCTGA
- a CDS encoding cellulose-binding domain-containing protein — protein sequence MRRLLGVVRTDPLGWLLATVVLLAGAASACSGDDRPPPPAQPSQADVPIVEPPDEEELGRTVQEVVDVRTVQLSDGEEVQVKGLAAPDGCWADAATAFARTVLLEKPVEPTAAGSLRLADGTDHAVLAVELGMVRSEAGDDRALHEAEASASAKRLGRWGPPCVLPNTRDPPPAPVPATTTAPAPRAVTGCSVEYRVTHSWPGGFRTDVTIRNTGTTDVTGWTLQWKFANGQTVTEMWNVTHRQAGADVSATALSCNRTIPRGESVLTGFTANSSGSSASPRAFSLNGHACSVV from the coding sequence ATGAGAAGACTTCTGGGCGTTGTCCGCACGGACCCCCTCGGCTGGCTGCTCGCCACCGTCGTCCTGCTTGCCGGCGCCGCGAGCGCGTGCAGCGGCGACGACCGTCCGCCTCCCCCGGCCCAACCGTCGCAGGCGGACGTGCCCATCGTCGAGCCGCCGGACGAGGAGGAGCTGGGCAGGACCGTCCAGGAGGTCGTGGACGTGCGGACCGTCCAGCTCTCCGACGGCGAGGAGGTCCAGGTCAAGGGTCTGGCCGCGCCCGACGGGTGCTGGGCGGACGCCGCCACCGCGTTCGCGCGGACCGTGCTGCTCGAGAAGCCGGTCGAACCGACGGCGGCCGGGTCACTGCGGCTGGCCGACGGCACGGACCACGCGGTGCTGGCCGTCGAGCTCGGCATGGTGCGCAGCGAGGCGGGGGACGACCGCGCGTTGCACGAGGCCGAGGCGTCCGCGTCGGCGAAGCGGCTCGGCCGGTGGGGACCGCCCTGCGTCCTGCCGAACACCCGGGATCCGCCGCCGGCACCGGTCCCGGCCACGACCACGGCGCCCGCGCCGCGAGCGGTGACCGGCTGCTCGGTCGAGTACCGCGTCACCCACTCCTGGCCCGGCGGGTTCCGCACCGACGTCACGATCCGCAACACCGGCACGACCGACGTCACCGGCTGGACGTTGCAGTGGAAGTTCGCCAACGGCCAGACGGTGACGGAGATGTGGAACGTGACGCACCGGCAGGCAGGCGCGGACGTCTCCGCGACCGCCCTGTCCTGCAACCGGACGATCCCGCGCGGCGAGTCGGTGCTGACCGGCTTCACGGCGAACAGCAGTGGTTCCAGCGCCTCCCCGCGTGCGTTCAGCCTCAACGGGCACGCCTGCTCGGTCGTCTGA
- a CDS encoding glycosyl hydrolase family 95 catalytic domain-containing protein — MDRSASISGAEDTALWFRAPAAVWEEALPLGTGRLGAMAFGGVSGELFQLNDDRLWSGGPAAAVSGDPAVVGRARQRVLAGDAVGAEESLKTVQGPDTARYLPLADLRLEVRVGDGEVGEYERRLDLATGVYSVRYRVGGAGVVREAVCHPGLHVLAWRVRVDRPGEVGVEVRLGNALGAKEFADGQVVGLAGAAPGDPAAFADSAESATVAGGVGMAYAAAVLVHRDDAHTVTLYAATEAGYRGPASEPERDPVVCARFATDRVEQARALGWSRLRREAVAAHREPFDRVTIDLGPAPDLPTGERVAAPDPALSALLFRFGRYLLITSSRPGTLPANLQGVWNPHVDPPWRGNYTLNINLQMNYWPVEVTGLPECHEPLLEFVERLAAQGEHVARELYGAPGWTAHHNSDPWCLATPVGAGTGDPAWANWPMAGAWLALHLWEHFEFGGDRGWLRAEAWPVLRGAAEFCAAWLVDHDGVLTTAPSTSPENHYLDTAGRPVAVGVGSTMDLTLIAELFARLVAAAEVLEAEDEVVARARELLPRLPSPPIGSRGQLLEWADELPDAEPGHRHVSHLVGLYPGSRIDVHGTPELAAAARQALLDRGDAGTGWSLAWKTALWARLGDGERAGELLRLFLTNVTAKSGGGVYRNLFCAHPPFQIDGNFGITAAIAEMLLQSHADELRVLPALPPSWRRGEVRGLRAHGGLTVDIAWDEGELTELVVHGNMVRTVAVRYRDRLFRQQVIRRPSRRAR, encoded by the coding sequence GTGGATCGAAGCGCTTCGATTTCGGGTGCCGAAGACACCGCGCTGTGGTTCCGCGCGCCGGCGGCGGTGTGGGAGGAGGCGTTGCCGCTGGGAACGGGCCGGCTGGGCGCGATGGCGTTCGGCGGTGTGAGCGGCGAGCTGTTCCAGCTCAACGACGACCGGTTGTGGTCGGGCGGACCGGCCGCCGCCGTGTCGGGGGATCCGGCGGTGGTCGGCCGGGCCCGGCAGCGTGTCCTGGCCGGTGACGCCGTCGGGGCGGAGGAGTCGCTCAAGACGGTGCAGGGGCCGGACACGGCGCGGTACCTGCCGCTCGCCGACCTGCGGCTGGAGGTGCGGGTCGGCGACGGGGAGGTGGGGGAGTACGAGCGGCGGCTCGACCTGGCGACCGGGGTGTACTCGGTGCGCTACCGGGTCGGTGGAGCGGGGGTGGTGCGGGAGGCGGTGTGCCATCCCGGGTTGCACGTGCTGGCGTGGCGGGTGCGGGTCGACCGGCCGGGCGAGGTCGGGGTGGAGGTGCGGCTCGGCAACGCCCTGGGGGCGAAGGAGTTCGCGGACGGGCAGGTCGTGGGCCTCGCCGGTGCCGCGCCAGGCGACCCTGCCGCGTTCGCCGACTCGGCCGAGTCGGCGACAGTGGCAGGCGGGGTGGGCATGGCGTACGCCGCCGCCGTCCTCGTGCACCGGGACGACGCGCACACGGTCACCCTCTACGCGGCCACCGAGGCGGGCTACCGCGGCCCGGCCTCCGAACCGGAGCGCGACCCCGTCGTGTGCGCCCGGTTCGCCACCGACCGCGTCGAACAGGCCCGCGCGCTCGGGTGGTCCCGGTTGCGCCGGGAAGCCGTTGCCGCGCACCGGGAGCCGTTCGACCGGGTCACCATCGACCTCGGTCCCGCACCGGACCTGCCCACCGGCGAACGGGTCGCGGCCCCCGACCCGGCCTTGTCGGCACTGCTGTTCCGGTTCGGGCGGTACCTGCTGATCACGAGCTCACGGCCGGGCACCCTGCCCGCCAACCTGCAGGGCGTGTGGAACCCGCACGTCGACCCGCCGTGGCGCGGCAACTACACCCTCAACATCAACCTGCAGATGAACTACTGGCCGGTCGAGGTCACCGGTCTGCCCGAGTGCCACGAGCCGCTGCTGGAGTTCGTCGAACGCCTTGCCGCGCAGGGCGAGCACGTTGCACGTGAGCTGTACGGCGCACCGGGCTGGACGGCGCACCACAACAGCGACCCGTGGTGCCTCGCCACCCCGGTCGGGGCCGGCACGGGGGATCCGGCGTGGGCGAACTGGCCGATGGCCGGGGCGTGGCTCGCACTGCACCTGTGGGAGCACTTCGAGTTCGGCGGCGACCGGGGGTGGTTGCGCGCTGAGGCGTGGCCGGTGCTGCGCGGCGCCGCCGAGTTCTGCGCGGCCTGGCTCGTCGACCACGACGGCGTGCTCACCACCGCGCCGTCGACGTCACCGGAGAACCACTACCTCGACACCGCCGGGCGCCCGGTCGCGGTCGGTGTCGGATCCACAATGGACCTCACGCTCATCGCTGAGCTCTTCGCCCGTCTCGTTGCCGCTGCCGAGGTGCTCGAAGCCGAGGACGAGGTCGTCGCCAGGGCAAGGGAACTGTTGCCACGACTGCCATCCCCGCCGATCGGCAGCCGTGGTCAGCTGCTGGAGTGGGCCGACGAACTGCCGGACGCCGAACCCGGCCACCGGCACGTGTCCCACCTCGTCGGCCTGTACCCCGGCAGCCGGATCGACGTGCACGGCACACCCGAGCTCGCCGCGGCAGCCAGGCAGGCGTTGCTGGACCGGGGTGACGCGGGCACCGGGTGGTCTCTCGCGTGGAAGACGGCGCTGTGGGCCCGGCTGGGCGATGGTGAACGGGCCGGTGAGCTGCTGCGGTTGTTCCTGACCAACGTCACGGCGAAGAGCGGCGGTGGCGTCTACCGGAACCTGTTCTGCGCCCACCCGCCGTTCCAGATCGACGGCAACTTCGGCATCACGGCCGCCATCGCCGAGATGCTCCTGCAGAGCCACGCGGACGAGCTGCGGGTGCTGCCCGCCCTGCCACCGAGCTGGCGGCGCGGTGAGGTGCGCGGACTGCGCGCCCACGGTGGCCTCACCGTCGACATCGCCTGGGACGAAGGGGAACTGACCGAGTTGGTGGTGCACGGCAACATGGTGCGAACGGTCGCGGTGCGGTACCGCGACCGCCTCTTCCGCCAGCAGGTGATCAGACGACCGAGCAGGCGTGCCCGTTGA